From the genome of Thermosynechococcus sp. NK55a:
CACAAACTTGCCCATATGGGAAATATCAAACATCCCTACCTGCTGCCGCACCGCTTGGTGTTCCTGCAAAATGCTACTGTAGTGCAGGGGCATTTCCCAGTTGCCAAAGGTGGTAAACCGTGCTTCCTGATGCAGGGGATAGAGAGGGGTGTGCCGTAAGGATTCACTCATCGGTGACTACCGGAAATAGACTATCTAGTTGTTGTTCGAGTTGAGCGGCGGTCAGCGCCGGTTCACGGCAGCGCCAGCCTTCACAGACCAAGGCCATAGGCTCTAGGTCATCGCGAACTTTGAGCACGGCGGTTGGTAAATAGCGATCCCAGAGGGAGGCTGCCTGATCAGAACGAAGTTGGACACAGACAGGGTGAAGATACCACTGTAATGCTGCCAATAAGCTGGGACAGCTTTGGGGGGCCTCCCGCATGAATTGGCTAAAAAAGCGCAGTCCCTTTTCTGCCTGTTCGAGGTAGGTAGGATTTTCTGTGAGCAAAAAGAGTTGAACCAAGTTGGCGATCGCCACCCCATTGGCAGAAGGTGTGGCATTATCTAGACCTTCCCGCTGGCGCACAATCAAATCAGCTCGCTCTGGGGCATTGTAGTAGCCCCCATCCTTTGCCCCCAATTCCTGATCAAACAGGGTTTGATACTGGGTGGCCAACGCCAACCACGGCTGCGCCGCCTCCCCCACGGCTAAACTGGCTTGATGCAGGGCAAGGAGAGCTTGGATCCAGTAGGCATAATCCTCGGCCTGAGCTACCTCCGCCACGGTGCCCCCATAATTGAGGCGATAGAGTTTGCTCTGTTGATACTGATGATCGTGGAGCCATTGAGCCGCTTTAGCTGCTCGCTGCCAGTAGGTGTGCTCTCTCCAGACTTGGGCTGCCGTCGCTAAGCCAGTAATCATCAGGCTATTCCAAGCCAAAATCATTTTTGTATCGGTGACAGGGGGAATTCGTCCTGGCCAAGCCCGCCCTTTGGCAGTTGCGTTATCAGTGGCCACGGGAAAGGGCTGATCCATGGGCGTATCGGCACCATAGCGGCGGGCAAAGAGTTTGCGCAGAATCGGCCCCAGCGCCTGAGGATCCTCTGGAGGGCGCACTTGCTTGAGCACAATCTTGCCCTCGAAGTTGCCACTGGCAGAGAGGTCAAAGTGGGCTTGCAGTTGTCTCAATTCCGTTGGGGTGAGGGTCTGCTCTAGCTCCGCGTACTGCCAGCAATAAAAGGCGCCCTCCTCGGGTTCGGGGTCATTGGCATTGACAAAGCTATCAGCATCCTGAGCTGCATAGAAGTACCCCTCAGGGGCGGTCATTTCGCGATCCAGCCATTGA
Proteins encoded in this window:
- a CDS encoding thioredoxin domain-containing protein, coding for MPNRLSQCQSLYLRKHAENPIDWWPWCDEALAKAAAEDRVIFLSIGYSSCHWCTVMEGEAFSDLEIAAYLNAYFLPIKVDREERPDIDSIYMQALQLMTGQGGWPLNIFLTPQDRRPFYGGTYFPVQPRYGRPGFLQVLQAVRRFYDQEKEKLTAHQATLWQYLAPPTETGKAVPLTEELLRAGIDQVTPILRDRPQGTCFPMMPYAQMLLQGLALSPNPPELLHLCRRRGHHLLQGGIYDHVGGGWHRYTVDPQWTVPHFEKMLYDNGQIVTYLARLWQQGDRFPQIPAAIAQTIQWLDREMTAPEGYFYAAQDADSFVNANDPEPEEGAFYCWQYAELEQTLTPTELRQLQAHFDLSASGNFEGKIVLKQVRPPEDPQALGPILRKLFARRYGADTPMDQPFPVATDNATAKGRAWPGRIPPVTDTKMILAWNSLMITGLATAAQVWREHTYWQRAAKAAQWLHDHQYQQSKLYRLNYGGTVAEVAQAEDYAYWIQALLALHQASLAVGEAAQPWLALATQYQTLFDQELGAKDGGYYNAPERADLIVRQREGLDNATPSANGVAIANLVQLFLLTENPTYLEQAEKGLRFFSQFMREAPQSCPSLLAALQWYLHPVCVQLRSDQAASLWDRYLPTAVLKVRDDLEPMALVCEGWRCREPALTAAQLEQQLDSLFPVVTDE